The DNA sequence CACGACATCGAGGGTGGCGCGGTGTTCGCCTACTGGGTCCGCAATCCCGAGGCCTACGGGGTGGTGGATTTCAACAGCGATGGCAAGGCCATCGACCTGCAGGAAAAGCCCGAACATCCTCGGTCCAACTTCGCGATCCCGGGCCTGTACTTCTATGACAACAACGTCGTGGAGATCGCATCGGGGCTGCAGCCGAGTGCCCGTGGCGAGTACGAGATCACCGACGTCAACCGGGCGTACCTCGACAAGGGCCTGCTGCACGTCGAGGTGCTGCCCCGGGGCACAGCGTGGCTCGACACCGGAACCTTCGACTCACTGCTGGATGCGGGCAACTTCGTCCGCACCGTCGAAGAACGTCAAGGCCTGAAAATCGCTGTGCCGGAAGAGGTTGCCTGGCGACGCGGCTTCATCGACGACGAGCAGTTGCGGGCCCGCGCCCAGACCTTGCTCAAGTCGGGATACGGGACCTACCTGATCGACCTCCTCGAACGCGGCAAGGAACTGTAGAGAACATGCTGATCGAACCCCTGTCCATCGACGGCGCCTGGGAGATCACCCCGAAGAAGTTCGGCGACCCGCGTGGCCTTTTCATGGAGGCATTCCGCGGTGACCTGCTCGCGGAGGTGATCGGGCATCCCTTCGACCTCCAGCAGGCCAATCTCTCCGTGTCGGCCGCCGGCGTGCTGCGCGGGGTGCACTTCGCCGATGTGCCACCGGGACAGGCGAAGTACGTCAGCTGCCCCAGAGGTGCGATCTTCGACGTGGTGGTGGACATCCGCGTCGGGTCACCGACATTCGGTGCCTGGGACGGCGCACTGCTCGACGACGTCGACCGCAGAGCGCTCTACATCGGCGAGGGACTCGGGCACGCGTTTGTGGCGCTAGAGGACAACTCCGTTGTCACCTATCTGTGCTCGACCGGATACAACCCCGCCGGTGAACACGGCATCAACCCGTTGGACCCGGCCATCGGAATCGAGTTCCCCACCACGGCCCGCGACGGCTCGGATCTCACTTTCACCCTGTCGGACAAGGACACTGCCGCGCCGACGCTCGCCGAAGCCGAGGCGAGTGGCCTGCTTCCCGAGTACACCGACGTCATCGGCTACATCCGCAGTCTCACCACCTGAGTGGTTCAGGAGAAGCCGGGACCGGGCAACGTGGTGATCGTCGAGCACATCTGGTCGACCAGCGTGCGGTCGTGACTGACCAAAGCCATGCCAACGCCTTCTGCGGCAATCGATCTCAACAGCGACGCCACGTCGGCGGCGGCGATGGGGTCGAGCATGGCGGTGGGCTCGTCGCAGAGGAGATACGTCGGCTCCTGGACAAGCACCCTGGCAAGGCAGGCGCGTTGAAGCTGGCCGTCGCTGACCTGTGATGGGAAGCGGCCCAACAGCTCGGAGTCCAGCCCGGTGCGTGCGGCGTAGCTTTCCGGGTCGACCGGACGCCGCATGATGTCGGCGGGTTCGCGAATGATCTGCGACAACGTCCATCGGGGATTGCAGACCAACCGCGGGTGCTGATCGATCATCGCGACCGATCCGCGAGGCGCGCGGGCTGACCCGCCGAACCGCACCACGCCTGCATCGGGCGGTCGGATGCCGGCGAGAACCTGCAGCAGCGTGGTCTTCCCGCTGCCCGAGCGACCGATGATCCCGCTGACACGGCCGGGCGCAACGTCGAAGTCGATGTCGCTCAACACCGTGGTGCCGCCGAACCGCACCCCGATGGCACGGGCGGTGATCATCGGGGTACCCCCGTGAACAGTTTCTGCGTGCGTTCATCGGCTGCTTGCCGGACACGGTGTGGCGAGTTCTGCGCGACGATCCGTCCTCGCCGCATCACGGCGAGGGAGTCGCAGACGCCCGACGCGATCATCGATGCGATGTCGTGGGTGATGACCAGGACGGCGGCTCCGTCATCGGCGATGCTGCGCAGCAATGTCCACACCATCTCGGCGAGCTCGGTGTCGAGTGCGGATGTCGGCTCGTCGGCGAGCAGCACGGCCGGTCGGCCGGCGAGCGCAGCTGCAATCGCGGCGCGCTGCACCATCCCGCCCGACAATTGATGTGGGAACAGTTCGAGGGCGTCGTCGGGCAGCCCTGCCAGCGCAGCCAATTCGAGTGCACTGCGGTCACTGTCGAGTGCCTGGACCACTTCGGCAATCTGCGATCCGATGGTACGGACGGGGGTGAACGACGTCGCCGGAGACTGCGGGACCAGGCCGACGGCGTGTCCTCGGAGTTCCCGCCACGTCTTCTCGTCCGCGTCGGTCACCTCGTGGCCCGCCACGTGCAACCGTCCCCGAGTTGTGGACCCCGGTGGCAGCAGCCCGCACAGTGCAAGTACCACCAGCGATTTGCCGCATCCCGACTCGCCGACCAGGGCGGTCACCGCGCCGGCCGCGACGTCCAGGTCGACACCGTCGAGGCCGGTGACCGTCGCAGTCTCCCGCTCACGGGTTGCGATACGAACGCCGAATCCATCGAGGCGGGCAGCCATGTCGGTCACCACACCTGGCCTCCCGGTGGCTGGAGGCGTCGACGCAATCCGGAACCTCCGGCGGCGACCGCGAGGGCGGTGACAAGAAGTGCCGATGCGGGAACCACCAACGTCCACCACGCGCCCAGCATCACGTCACCGCGGGACTGGCCGAGCAGCGTGCCCAGGCTGGCGCGATCGGGCGAGAGTCCAACGCCGAGAAAGGAAAGCGTGGACTCGTGCCACACCGCATGGGGTAGCAACATCACCATTGCCACAGTGCTTGCCCGCCAACGGCGGGCAGGAGGTGGTGTCGTCCCACGAACCAGCGAGACGCCCCGGCGAGTCGAGCCGACCGTACCCACCCTGCGTTGGCCCCCGACCGTAATTCCGCCCGGACCACCCGCGCGACCGCGGGCCAGTGGGTCAAGCCGATCGAGGCGATGATCGCCAGTGGTTCGCCGCGCCACATCGCGGCGATCACGATGCCGATCACCAGATGCGGCAAAGCATTCACCCCGTCGACCACGCGCATCACGACGGCATCGATCCAGCCGCCGGCCGCCACCGAGCCCACCCCGATCAGCACGCCGAGCCCGGTGGCCACCACCGCACACACCGCTGCCATCGTCAGCGAGATGCGCAGGCCCTCGGCTGTGCGGGTGAGCAGGTCGTATCCCGAATGGTCGGTACCGCCCAGATGGCCGATGCCCGGCGCCCGCAACGCCTCACCGAAGTCCGCGACCGTTGAACTGGAGAGCAGGGGAATCACCACGGCCGACGTCGCGATGAGGATCAGCAACAACCACGGCCACTGTCGGCGTAGCGGTGTCGCGTAGGAGGCCATGCTCACGACGTCGCACCGATCCGTGGGTCGATGGCCGCCGCCGCGGCATCTGACGCTGCCGAACCCAGCAACACAGCAAACGCCGCGCCGACCGTCAACGCCGCCAGCAGCGGAAAGTCCAGCGCCACCGCGGAGTCCACGAGCACCGACGCCAGCCCCGGCCAGCCGAAGACGGTTTCCACGATGGCGGCTCCGGCGATCACCTCCGGTAGCCGGGTGCCGAGTAGGGCCAGGGTAGGTGCCACGGATGTCGGCAGGATGTGGCCGCGCAGCAGTGCCCAGCCGTGCAGACCCCGAGCCCTCGCCGCGCGCACCGCGTCCGATGACGATGCCGCGACCACGGCCGTTCGAGTGGTCAGCAGCAGCCATGGGATCTGCGAGATGGTGAGCGCCACAAAGGGAAGGAAGCCGTGGGTGAGGATTCCCCGGGCGGTGTACGGATCGCCGGGAGCGGCCGCCCCCGACGTGGGGAACCATCCCAACGACACCGCGACCACCGACACCAGTACCAGCGACACCACAAAGGGGGTACCGCAGCCAACGCCGCAGACAACGCTGAGCACGTCTGGTCGAGTGGTCCGCCGCGGCGCATCCCGGCAAGAGTGCCCACCACGATCCCTATCAGCGCGGAAGCAACCATCGCGGCGAGTGACAAGCCGACGGTGAACGGCAGTCGCTCGGTGAGAACGGTTGCCACCGGCAATGATTGGGTGGACGACCATCCGAGGTTGCCCTGGCACAGCTCGGTGAACCATCGCCACCAGGCGGCGTACCAGGAGCCGTCGGTGTTGTATGCCTCACGCACTGCGGTCCGCTGCGACAGGGTGGCGGATTGATATCCATCACCGAGGTAGACGGTCAGAGGGTCCAGGGGCGAGAGCGACGCGATGAAGAAGATCGTCGCCGACACGGCCAGGGTGACGGGCAGAGCAACCACCGTCCGTACGCCCAGAAGCCGAACTGCGGGTACGAGTCTCGATCGGGTGACAGCATTCATCGGGTCCACCCGGCGACATGCCACCAGGGGCCCCAGGAGACCCCGTGTGAATGTGGCTCGAGAATCGGTGCGGTCTGGTTCCAGCCGAGATCGCGGTAGGCGTAGGTGTGGTCGAGGAAGGCCAGGAACACATACGACGGCTCAGAGATGTACCGCTGCTGCACTTCTCGATATTTCGCGTCGGTGTCGGGCGACCGCCCGGCCGACCGCGCCTCGTCGAGCAATCGATCCACACCCGGGGGAGTGAGGTTGCCCGGGTTCGCGTACGGTGACGAGTCCGGAACCCGCGTGTGCAGCGTGTCGTACACCTGAGAGTCGATGCTGTAGGGGGTTTCGCCTCCGCCCAGGAGTACCGCCGCGGTGTCCAATCTGGTGTCGATCTCGTCCCAGCTCGTGCCTCGTGTTCGCACCTCGACGCCGAGCGGTGCCATTGCCGCGGCGAAAGCTGTCGAGAGATCACGGCGCAGGCTGTCCTGCGCGTTGTAGAGGAGATCGAAACGGGCTGTGCTGCCGTCTTTCTGCCGCACGCCGTCGGAGCCCATCCGCCAGCCCGCGCGGTCGAGCATGGCTGCGGCGCCGTCGACATCGTGGGGGAACTGAGCTCTGGGGTCGTAGGCGTCGCCGTACACCTCGGCGACGGGTGTGCTCGCAGGCCGACCGTGTCCTGCCAGTACGTCGTCGATCATGGTCTGCCGGTCGACGCCGACATTCATCGCAGTCCGCGCAACCGGGTCGGCGGTGAAAGAATTGTTGCGCGGCAGCGACACTCCGCGCCAGTCCGCCGATGCGACCCCGATGGTCGTGATTCCTTCGCGACCGGCGACCGCACTGAGCAACCCGGGCGGCAGGCTTGCACCGTCGACCTCGCCGGCGACGATGCGCTGGGCGCGGGTGTTGTCGTCGGGAGTATGGGTGAACACCAGCGAACGCACGTGTGGCCGAGGGCCCCAGTAGTCGTCGCGGGCGGTGAAGACGGCTTGGTCCGGGCGCAGGCTCGTCAGTTCGTAGGGGCCGGTACCGACGGGTTCGGTGTTCAGCGCCCAGTCGGCAACGGGTGCCTGCTCGATCCGTTCCGACGGCGCGATTCCCAGCAGCAGCTGAGGTGATGGATCGGCGTCGTTGGCCACCGTGACGACCACGGCGTCGGCACCGTCGGCGCGGATGTCGGTGATCGGACGGAAGTGGGTGGCGATTTCAGAGGCGACCAGTGGGTTGGCCACCGCTTTGTACGTAGCGACGACATCGGCGGAGTCCAGCAACGATCCGTCGGAGAATGTGACGCCTGGCCGCAGCTGCACTCGCCATTGCCGCTCGCCGAGGGGCGCCGGCGCCGCGACCGCCAGTGCCGGAACCAGATCGGGCAGCGTGGTGTCGGTGTCGGACGCTGGGCGCAGCAGGCCGTCGTACAGCGGGGACACACCGAGTTCGCCGTAGCCTGCGACGGGGTTGTATCCACCGAGTTCCTGGCTTTCGGCCAGCACGATGCGGTCTGAGCGATCTTCGCTCGGCGACCCACATCCGGCCGCGACCGATGCCACGCAGGCGAGAGCCAGGAACAAAGGCATTCGACGAATGCGTGGCACCGATCGACTCCCTCGCCCACGACATGTGTCTGCACAGACACATTTACGTGCCGTAGCCTAACACCGACGAGACCGGGCAGCAGCACGAGAGCGTGGGGGCGGACATGGGCGACCACGAGCACACCGATATCGACGGTTGGGCCAAACGCTTTGCGCTGCTGTCCGATTCCACGCGACTACGACTGATCACGCACATGCACGAACACCCGGACGCAACGGTCAGTGAACTCGCCGCGGCAGCCCGGATCACCGAGAACGCGGCCTCGCAGTCGTTGCGCGCCCTACGTGCACAGGGCTGGGTGACCACCACCAAAGCAGGTCGGACGGTGCATTACCGTGTGGTCGCCGATGCCATCGTCCACCGGATCCTGCACGACGTGATGGGCGCGCACCACCACTAGAACGGGTCGTCGCCGGGTTCGGCTTTCCGGTTCTCCAGCGCGGCATTCTGCAAAGCGATGGCCCGGGCGAGGCGCGCGTACTTCACTTCCAGTTCGCGAAACCGCAGATAGGTTCCGATGGTGGTGAACGCGAAAGCCACCACCAGGCAATAGAGCACCAGGTCGGTGCCACGGCCGACACCCACCCATCCGGCGATGACGGTGAGGTCGTCGGGCCGCAGCAAGGCGTACACACCAAAAGCCAGGAAGCCGACAAACGCGATCTTCACCCAGGCCGAGGCCTTGGCGTTGCCGCGCTGGGTGATGAAGTATCCGACCAGCGCGATGACAAACAGGATCAGGATGATCTGAATGGCCAGCATGATTACCGCCTCATCCGGCCGTGGAGCAGGCCATCGGTCAAGATGTTCACGCCGTTGAGCAGCGACTGACCTTTGGCCATGGAGTATTCGGTGTAGAGGATGGTGACCGGTTGTTCGGCAACCCGCCACTGATGATGGTCGATGAGTGCGACGAACTCCGACGCGTGGCTCATCCCGTTCATGATCAGGTCGAGTTGTGCGGCCACCGTGGCGTTGAAGACCCGAAGACCGTTGTGAGCGTCGGTCAGACCCAGTCGGCGGGTACGCGGGCTGAGAAACACTATGGTGCGCAGGGCCATCCGTTTGACCACCGGGACGCTCTTGCTCCGGTCGTCGGCGAATCGGGTGCCGATGACCATGTCCAAGGGCTCGGATCGCAGGCGGTCCAGCATGGCCACCACGTCGTCCACCTGATGTTGGCCATCGGCATCGAAGGTCACAAAATACCTGGCGCCCGGCTGAGAACGCGCGTACTCCA is a window from the Williamsia sp. DF01-3 genome containing:
- a CDS encoding ATP-binding cassette domain-containing protein, which codes for MAARLDGFGVRIATRERETATVTGLDGVDLDVAAGAVTALVGESGCGKSLVVLALCGLLPPGSTTRGRLHVAGHEVTDADEKTWRELRGHAVGLVPQSPATSFTPVRTIGSQIAEVVQALDSDRSALELAALAGLPDDALELFPHQLSGGMVQRAAIAAALAGRPAVLLADEPTSALDTELAEMVWTLLRSIADDGAAVLVITHDIASMIASGVCDSLAVMRRGRIVAQNSPHRVRQAADERTQKLFTGVPR
- a CDS encoding DUF2304 domain-containing protein, whose protein sequence is MLAIQIILILFVIALVGYFITQRGNAKASAWVKIAFVGFLAFGVYALLRPDDLTVIAGWVGVGRGTDLVLYCLVVAFAFTTIGTYLRFRELEVKYARLARAIALQNAALENRKAEPGDDPF
- a CDS encoding glycosyltransferase family 2 protein, with protein sequence MGNSDVWLIVPVFNEAPVIRSVAGAAKRTFPNIVCVDDGSKDGSADEILAAGVHLVRHPVNLGQGAAIQTGVEYARSQPGARYFVTFDADGQHQVDDVVAMLDRLRSEPLDMVIGTRFADDRSKSVPVVKRMALRTIVFLSPRTRRLGLTDAHNGLRVFNATVAAQLDLIMNGMSHASEFVALIDHHQWRVAEQPVTILYTEYSMAKGQSLLNGVNILTDGLLHGRMRR
- a CDS encoding helix-turn-helix transcriptional regulator gives rise to the protein MGDHEHTDIDGWAKRFALLSDSTRLRLITHMHEHPDATVSELAAAARITENAASQSLRALRAQGWVTTTKAGRTVHYRVVADAIVHRILHDVMGAHHH
- a CDS encoding ABC transporter ATP-binding protein — protein: MITARAIGVRFGGTTVLSDIDFDVAPGRVSGIIGRSGSGKTTLLQVLAGIRPPDAGVVRFGGSARAPRGSVAMIDQHPRLVCNPRWTLSQIIREPADIMRRPVDPESYAARTGLDSELLGRFPSQVSDGQLQRACLARVLVQEPTYLLCDEPTAMLDPIAAADVASLLRSIAAEGVGMALVSHDRTLVDQMCSTITTLPGPGFS
- a CDS encoding dTDP-4-dehydrorhamnose 3,5-epimerase family protein, coding for MLIEPLSIDGAWEITPKKFGDPRGLFMEAFRGDLLAEVIGHPFDLQQANLSVSAAGVLRGVHFADVPPGQAKYVSCPRGAIFDVVVDIRVGSPTFGAWDGALLDDVDRRALYIGEGLGHAFVALEDNSVVTYLCSTGYNPAGEHGINPLDPAIGIEFPTTARDGSDLTFTLSDKDTAAPTLAEAEASGLLPEYTDVIGYIRSLTT
- a CDS encoding ABC transporter substrate-binding protein, with the protein product MPLFLALACVASVAAGCGSPSEDRSDRIVLAESQELGGYNPVAGYGELGVSPLYDGLLRPASDTDTTLPDLVPALAVAAPAPLGERQWRVQLRPGVTFSDGSLLDSADVVATYKAVANPLVASEIATHFRPITDIRADGADAVVVTVANDADPSPQLLLGIAPSERIEQAPVADWALNTEPVGTGPYELTSLRPDQAVFTARDDYWGPRPHVRSLVFTHTPDDNTRAQRIVAGEVDGASLPPGLLSAVAGREGITTIGVASADWRGVSLPRNNSFTADPVARTAMNVGVDRQTMIDDVLAGHGRPASTPVAEVYGDAYDPRAQFPHDVDGAAAMLDRAGWRMGSDGVRQKDGSTARFDLLYNAQDSLRRDLSTAFAAAMAPLGVEVRTRGTSWDEIDTRLDTAAVLLGGGETPYSIDSQVYDTLHTRVPDSSPYANPGNLTPPGVDRLLDEARSAGRSPDTDAKYREVQQRYISEPSYVFLAFLDHTYAYRDLGWNQTAPILEPHSHGVSWGPWWHVAGWTR